A region from the Sulfurospirillum oryzae genome encodes:
- a CDS encoding Fur family transcriptional regulator: MDRFKDVLKASNLKSTHQRLAILDSIDHFGHIDIDSLYDAIFKKYPTMSKATLYRNINDLISFHILEEVKLPHQKQQYEIKKVPHIHLLCSACGSVEDMFVETKPLLETISSQSGFHISNSFIVINGICKTCSAQIVTTL, encoded by the coding sequence ATGGATCGCTTCAAAGATGTTTTAAAAGCAAGCAACCTCAAATCAACACACCAAAGGCTTGCTATTTTAGATTCAATCGACCATTTTGGGCATATTGACATCGATTCACTTTACGATGCCATTTTCAAAAAATACCCTACGATGTCCAAAGCAACACTTTACCGCAACATTAATGACCTTATCTCTTTCCACATTTTAGAAGAGGTAAAGCTTCCTCATCAAAAACAACAATACGAAATCAAAAAAGTTCCGCATATTCACCTTTTATGCTCAGCTTGCGGTAGCGTGGAAGATATGTTTGTAGAAACGAAACCACTTTTAGAGACTATCTCTTCTCAAAGTGGTTTTCATATTAGCAATAGCTTTATTGTCATTAATGGTATATGTAAAACATGTTCTGCACAAATTGTTACCACATTGTAA
- a CDS encoding triose-phosphate isomerase encodes MIIASNFKTNYTRGSAKAFIKEIQAFISNTKSEQQVRIFAPFTALDRFDEVSNLKVGAQNFYPVQSGSYTGEIGFEQLEEFGIDTVLIGHSERRHILKESQSFIAGKYDFAKAREVEIIYCIGEPAEIRVQGIDAVMSYLWEQFEGIDINYDKLVIAYEPVWAIGTGLSASLEDIEEVLTRLREKLCAPLLYGGSVKVDNIDAILHVKACDGVLVGTASWNEKAFCEMIRIADTVKK; translated from the coding sequence ATGATTATTGCTTCAAACTTCAAAACAAACTACACGAGAGGCTCTGCTAAGGCTTTTATCAAAGAGATTCAAGCCTTTATTTCAAACACAAAAAGTGAGCAGCAGGTGCGTATTTTCGCACCTTTCACAGCGCTTGATCGTTTTGATGAGGTAAGCAACCTCAAAGTAGGTGCGCAAAACTTTTATCCTGTACAGAGTGGTTCCTATACGGGTGAAATCGGCTTTGAACAGCTTGAGGAATTTGGCATTGATACGGTGCTAATTGGACATAGTGAGAGACGTCATATTCTCAAAGAGTCTCAAAGTTTTATTGCGGGTAAATACGATTTTGCTAAAGCGCGTGAAGTAGAAATTATCTATTGCATTGGTGAGCCTGCTGAAATTCGAGTCCAAGGCATTGATGCTGTCATGAGCTATTTGTGGGAACAGTTTGAGGGGATTGATATTAATTATGACAAGCTTGTTATTGCATACGAGCCTGTTTGGGCGATTGGCACAGGCTTGAGCGCTAGTTTAGAAGACATTGAAGAGGTCTTAACAAGGCTTCGTGAAAAACTTTGCGCACCTTTGTTATACGGTGGTAGTGTAAAGGTTGATAATATAGACGCTATTTTACATGTAAAAGCATGTGATGGTGTTTTAGTAGGAACGGCAAGTTGGAATGAAAAAGCGTTTTGCGAGATGATTCGCATTGCGGATACTGTAAAAAAATAA
- a CDS encoding cytochrome-c peroxidase, translated as MQISKALSLCALSTTVLFGANGLIDKVKQNGIEAIPASQLEILKLIDDPKDPITEAKVELGKKLYFDPRMSKSSIISCNTCHNLATGGTDGISAAIGHGWTANPHHLNSPTVYNSAFFKAQFWDGRSPHLADQAQGPVQAGPEMAAPPKLVEERINSIPEYVELFKGAYGDTVKISFEKITSTIAIFEKTLVTPSRFDDFINGNDNALSKAEKEGLEVFIDKGCASCHNGIALGGTMQPFQVAGKYKFAQVGDFKGDKNGMVKTPTLRNITETAPYFHNGAIWTLKDAVKEMGSTQLGINISDADSTKIETFLKALKGRKPEIVYPQLPESSEKTPKPDAKL; from the coding sequence ATGCAAATTTCTAAGGCATTAAGTCTTTGTGCATTAAGTACAACCGTGTTATTTGGGGCAAACGGTTTGATTGACAAGGTCAAGCAAAATGGTATTGAGGCGATTCCTGCAAGTCAGTTGGAAATTTTAAAATTAATTGATGATCCTAAGGATCCAATCACAGAAGCTAAAGTAGAACTGGGCAAAAAACTCTATTTTGATCCGCGTATGTCAAAAAGCTCAATTATTAGTTGTAATACGTGTCACAATCTAGCAACAGGTGGAACAGATGGCATTAGCGCAGCTATTGGTCATGGCTGGACTGCAAACCCTCATCATCTAAACTCTCCAACAGTGTATAACTCCGCCTTTTTTAAAGCACAATTTTGGGATGGTAGAAGCCCACATTTAGCAGACCAAGCACAAGGTCCTGTGCAAGCAGGTCCAGAGATGGCAGCACCTCCAAAATTGGTTGAAGAGCGCATTAACTCTATTCCTGAGTATGTGGAACTCTTTAAAGGAGCATATGGCGATACTGTAAAAATCAGTTTTGAGAAAATCACTTCTACAATTGCGATTTTTGAAAAAACATTGGTTACGCCATCGCGATTTGATGATTTTATCAACGGCAATGATAATGCGCTTTCAAAAGCAGAAAAAGAGGGACTTGAAGTATTTATAGACAAAGGATGTGCAAGTTGCCATAATGGTATTGCTTTAGGCGGTACAATGCAACCATTCCAAGTAGCGGGTAAATACAAATTTGCTCAAGTAGGTGATTTTAAAGGTGATAAAAATGGTATGGTCAAAACGCCAACACTCCGAAATATCACTGAGACGGCACCATATTTCCACAACGGTGCTATTTGGACACTTAAAGATGCGGTTAAAGAGATGGGAAGTACGCAGCTAGGAATTAATATTAGTGATGCGGATAGTACAAAAATTGAAACATTCTTGAAAGCGTTGAAGGGTCGAAAGCCTGAGATTGTTTATCCACAGCTCCCAGAAAGCAGTGAAAAAACACCTAAACCAGACGCGAAGCTTTAA
- a CDS encoding TonB-dependent receptor plug domain-containing protein yields the protein MKIILLIACCASLLLSDTLDSLLQEYKTTSDNSLQTVNEKIGHVVIYSQKEIRLMQYTKLNDILKELPLFNINTNQFGLTNYSLTGSKTTTSGFFRFFINDHEISSGYDQSTSLSWGDLPLDFVDHVEIYYGESSFSFGNETGIYFVRIYTKSALKENSSEINSWITSKGSNSQSFTNSTSFENGWSYLMFLNQEKIKQTTIYNNQKLNSNGTKHYGYIDVSNETTKINMGYTDVSKNNYAGLAFDATPEGGKSLSKDFFINYTHYFLEDKSLKANLSVDVNDRSYDETETNARGIAIVPLITFPFGIPSGPKSYSEDLRFIKTNAYLSKSVDIEDNSFITAINVKNKTYDVQNRQSNTNSAIGRFSAFDEETISSLLFQDSYKLRNDLILVANTKLDYYDRNAYLKDSSETLLRVGAIYTPTENWGFKSFYTQTALTPSFYNVDYADKSKPKLKSQQYRFYTLEGVYTEGDSKFGITYDHVNIDDFIYLTPVGFINIDHTITTNGILFDYEYSFTDRDKIHLNYYTSSLSETINNSTKGGYIKYMGGYQKFDYFTSVIYRNGYDYKGLNIPDSFDMSLGVTYHATKDLSYSIKANNILDRSTQSLYFTNLGTSFFALDDNDRSVTFSFRWVF from the coding sequence ATGAAGATTATTTTATTGATTGCATGTTGCGCCAGTCTGCTTTTATCTGACACACTCGATTCTTTACTTCAAGAATATAAAACAACTTCCGATAACTCATTGCAAACTGTCAATGAAAAAATTGGACATGTGGTTATTTATTCACAAAAAGAAATTCGATTGATGCAATACACCAAGCTCAACGATATTTTAAAAGAACTTCCTCTCTTTAACATTAATACAAACCAATTTGGACTTACAAACTACTCATTAACAGGCTCCAAAACAACTACGAGTGGTTTTTTTAGATTTTTCATTAATGACCATGAAATTAGCTCAGGCTACGATCAATCCACATCGTTATCATGGGGTGACTTGCCTCTTGATTTTGTCGATCACGTCGAAATCTATTACGGCGAGAGCTCTTTTTCGTTTGGCAATGAAACGGGTATCTATTTTGTGCGCATTTACACTAAATCCGCACTCAAAGAGAATAGCTCTGAAATCAATAGCTGGATTACATCCAAAGGCTCCAACTCTCAAAGTTTCACAAATTCTACTAGCTTTGAGAATGGCTGGTCCTACTTAATGTTTCTCAATCAAGAGAAAATCAAACAAACAACCATTTACAATAACCAAAAACTTAATAGTAATGGCACGAAGCACTATGGATACATAGATGTTAGCAATGAGACAACCAAAATCAATATGGGCTACACCGATGTTTCTAAAAATAATTACGCAGGTCTTGCCTTTGATGCTACTCCCGAGGGTGGGAAAAGTCTCTCCAAAGATTTTTTTATCAACTACACCCACTATTTTTTAGAAGACAAGTCACTTAAAGCCAACCTTTCAGTTGATGTCAATGATCGAAGTTATGATGAAACTGAAACCAATGCGCGAGGTATTGCCATTGTTCCATTAATCACTTTTCCCTTTGGTATTCCTAGTGGTCCTAAAAGTTATAGTGAAGATTTGCGCTTCATCAAAACGAATGCTTATCTTTCAAAATCAGTTGATATCGAAGATAATTCTTTTATCACAGCAATAAATGTTAAAAATAAAACCTATGATGTCCAAAACAGACAGAGCAATACCAATAGTGCTATAGGGCGCTTTAGCGCTTTTGATGAAGAGACTATCTCTTCATTACTTTTTCAAGACAGTTATAAACTTAGAAATGATCTTATTTTAGTGGCTAACACTAAACTTGATTATTATGACCGAAATGCGTATTTGAAGGACAGTTCAGAAACCTTACTACGCGTTGGTGCTATCTATACACCCACTGAAAATTGGGGATTTAAAAGTTTTTACACTCAAACCGCACTTACCCCTTCTTTCTATAACGTTGATTACGCTGATAAGAGCAAGCCAAAACTTAAATCGCAACAGTACCGCTTTTACACACTTGAAGGCGTTTATACAGAAGGAGATTCTAAGTTCGGCATCACGTATGATCATGTTAATATTGATGATTTCATCTATCTTACGCCAGTTGGGTTTATCAATATTGATCATACTATTACAACGAATGGCATTCTTTTTGACTACGAATACAGCTTTACGGATAGAGACAAAATCCATCTAAATTACTATACGTCAAGCCTCAGTGAGACCATCAATAACTCCACAAAAGGTGGCTATATTAAATACATGGGTGGGTATCAAAAGTTTGATTACTTTACCTCTGTTATTTATCGTAATGGCTATGACTACAAGGGCCTTAATATCCCTGATAGCTTTGATATGAGCCTTGGTGTGACGTATCATGCGACGAAAGATTTGAGTTACAGCATTAAAGCAAATAATATTCTAGATCGCTCTACACAGTCTCTTTACTTTACCAATTTAGGAACTAGTTTTTTTGCTTTAGACGATAATGATAGAAGCGTCACCTTTTCATTTAGGTGGGTATTCTGA
- the gap gene encoding type I glyceraldehyde-3-phosphate dehydrogenase encodes MALKIAINGFGRIGRCVARIIDSRDDVELVCVNDTADRSMTKQLLKYDSVHGIFPGTVELLENDYMQMGKAKVKMFSTRDPKALNFADYGVDVVLECTGALLTQKDTQVFIDNGIKRVVMSAPAKDDTPTFVIGVNEHTYAGEAIVSNASCTTNCLGPVAKILDDAFGIDKGLMTTVHSYTNDQNILDVKHSKDLRRARAAAINMIPTTTGAAKAIGLVLPHLKGRLHGQSIRVPTPNVSMVDLNVVVKKATTKEEVNALFAQNATGALKGILEVDVEQRVSQDFVTSSWSSIVALDLTQVIGGDMIKVMAWYDNEWGYSTRLVDMALHVSK; translated from the coding sequence ATGGCACTCAAAATTGCTATAAATGGATTTGGTCGCATTGGAAGATGCGTTGCAAGAATTATTGATTCACGAGATGATGTTGAGTTGGTTTGTGTCAACGATACGGCAGATCGTTCTATGACAAAACAATTACTCAAATACGATAGCGTACATGGTATTTTCCCTGGAACAGTTGAGTTATTAGAAAATGATTATATGCAAATGGGAAAAGCAAAAGTTAAAATGTTTTCAACCCGTGATCCCAAAGCTTTAAATTTTGCAGACTATGGTGTTGATGTTGTCCTTGAATGTACAGGCGCTCTTTTAACACAAAAAGATACACAAGTTTTTATTGACAATGGTATTAAAAGAGTTGTCATGTCAGCTCCTGCAAAAGACGATACACCAACTTTTGTTATCGGTGTGAATGAGCATACCTACGCTGGAGAGGCGATTGTTTCCAACGCTAGTTGTACGACAAACTGTTTAGGACCTGTCGCTAAAATTTTGGATGATGCCTTTGGCATTGACAAAGGTTTGATGACAACCGTTCACTCCTATACAAACGATCAAAATATTTTAGATGTTAAACACAGTAAAGATTTACGCCGTGCTCGTGCTGCTGCGATCAATATGATCCCAACCACCACAGGGGCTGCAAAAGCCATTGGTTTAGTTCTTCCACACCTTAAAGGACGTCTACATGGACAAAGTATACGTGTCCCAACACCTAACGTCTCTATGGTTGACCTTAATGTTGTTGTTAAAAAAGCGACAACCAAAGAAGAGGTCAATGCTCTTTTTGCTCAAAATGCAACAGGGGCTTTAAAAGGGATTTTAGAGGTTGATGTTGAACAAAGAGTTTCACAAGATTTCGTAACCAGCTCTTGGAGTTCTATTGTGGCATTAGACCTCACACAAGTGATTGGTGGAGATATGATTAAAGTAATGGCATGGTATGACAATGAGTGGGGTTACTCAACTCGTTTGGTTGACATGGCTTTACATGTAAGTAAATAA
- a CDS encoding bifunctional diguanylate cyclase/phosphodiesterase, producing the protein MSKKNFFKNPFYFIIPIIAITSILAFLLISTIKLEESIEKKIFEISTSDVFAIMHNSASSIQMLLKESKNYEENIKSNTFLQQKIEENLKLLITPNIKYAYLLYRDDRGVFRFLADASRYDEKALVDQKFDVDSPEWLQIYTKKEALFIRHTMLHQLSISYLIPIMHQDEVKLVLAIDFSIQKIEEINKIIHVMQNGILAVMIVVLIILLFTIIQAIRFRAVKKTAFIDKLTNVYNRNYLQKHEDFINLNDYILATLDIDYFKKVNDTYGHDVGDKILKQVANVILLTIRHQDDIVIRYGGEEFLILAKTRRDDHISALNVIERIFHTIQENRFYISAEESIKITVSIGINLVPYKSRTFSEAFKLADIALYNAKNKGRDTIELYDENENTQNACMSLNEIKEAIEEKRILCYYQSIVHTKTQKISHYEALLRIVDKHGSIISPDKILPTIKGTFILRNITKEVLKICYEQLINEPTIAINLNLNPHDIIDESILTILKNYALNENIANRMGLEIIESEEITHRDDAKNNLLMLKSLGYKISIDDFGSGYSNFIYLTEIKTDYIKIDGAIIQKILDDKISFLLVKNIVAFAKEAHIKVIAEYVSNEMVYEKIKSLGIEYSQGSLFSLPIPWSDNRKML; encoded by the coding sequence ATGAGTAAAAAAAATTTTTTTAAAAATCCTTTTTATTTTATTATCCCTATTATTGCTATCACTTCGATTTTAGCATTTCTCTTAATTTCCACCATCAAGCTCGAAGAGAGTATCGAAAAAAAAATATTTGAAATTTCAACTTCAGATGTCTTTGCAATTATGCATAATAGTGCATCATCTATTCAAATGCTTTTGAAAGAGAGTAAAAATTACGAAGAGAATATCAAAAGCAATACTTTCTTACAACAGAAAATTGAAGAGAATTTAAAACTATTAATTACCCCAAATATAAAGTACGCCTACCTTTTATACAGAGATGATAGAGGTGTATTTCGATTTTTGGCAGATGCTTCCAGATATGATGAAAAAGCACTGGTTGACCAGAAATTTGATGTTGATAGCCCTGAGTGGCTGCAAATCTATACAAAAAAAGAAGCCTTGTTTATACGTCACACTATGTTACATCAACTCTCCATCAGTTATCTGATTCCCATTATGCATCAAGACGAAGTTAAGTTGGTTTTAGCGATTGACTTTTCCATACAAAAAATTGAAGAAATTAACAAAATCATCCATGTCATGCAAAATGGCATCTTGGCCGTGATGATTGTTGTTCTTATTATTTTGCTCTTCACCATTATTCAAGCTATACGTTTTCGCGCTGTCAAAAAAACAGCTTTTATCGATAAACTTACCAATGTCTATAACCGAAATTACCTTCAAAAACATGAAGATTTCATCAATCTCAATGACTATATTTTAGCAACGCTAGACATTGATTATTTTAAAAAGGTTAATGACACTTATGGACATGATGTCGGCGATAAAATCTTAAAGCAAGTTGCCAATGTTATTTTACTGACGATCAGGCATCAAGATGATATTGTGATCCGCTATGGAGGAGAAGAGTTTCTCATCTTGGCTAAAACTCGTAGAGATGACCACATTAGTGCGCTTAATGTCATTGAGAGAATTTTTCACACCATTCAAGAAAATAGATTTTACATTTCCGCTGAGGAATCTATCAAAATTACTGTCTCCATTGGCATTAACTTAGTGCCTTACAAATCAAGAACATTTTCTGAAGCCTTTAAGCTAGCAGATATCGCGCTTTACAATGCTAAGAACAAAGGCAGAGATACCATAGAGCTATATGACGAGAACGAAAATACTCAAAATGCATGTATGTCGCTCAACGAAATTAAAGAAGCCATTGAAGAGAAACGAATCCTCTGCTACTATCAGAGCATTGTTCATACTAAAACGCAAAAGATCTCGCATTATGAAGCCTTGCTTCGCATTGTGGACAAGCATGGTTCTATTATTTCACCAGACAAAATACTTCCTACCATCAAAGGTACTTTTATTTTACGAAATATCACAAAAGAAGTGTTAAAAATTTGTTATGAACAGTTGATAAATGAGCCAACTATTGCCATTAATCTCAACCTTAATCCTCATGACATTATCGATGAGTCTATTCTAACTATTTTAAAAAATTATGCACTTAATGAGAATATAGCTAACCGAATGGGGTTAGAAATTATTGAGAGTGAAGAGATAACCCATAGAGATGATGCTAAAAACAATCTTTTAATGCTCAAAAGCTTAGGCTACAAAATTTCTATCGATGACTTTGGCAGCGGGTACTCTAATTTTATCTATCTTACGGAGATTAAAACAGACTACATTAAAATTGATGGTGCCATCATTCAAAAGATATTAGATGATAAAATTTCATTTCTTCTTGTAAAAAATATTGTTGCTTTTGCAAAAGAAGCGCACATAAAAGTTATTGCAGAATATGTCAGTAATGAGATGGTTTATGAAAAGATCAAATCTTTGGGAATTGAGTACTCACAAGGATCACTTTTTTCTCTACCGATACCTTGGTCAGACAATCGAAAAATGCTCTAA
- the nadD gene encoding nicotinate (nicotinamide) nucleotide adenylyltransferase, with translation MNIAIFGGSFDPPHTGHELIVKKALEILDIDKLLVVTTYLSPFKESFCAPAPMRQAWLAKMFQNMEKVEIFSYECDQKRQVPTIETILHVKSLYPEAKLFLIVGSDSFSALPKWNRYDELCKLVEFVVAPRGEFTPPKDLKILPINVNISSSKLRSFLDRRFIPKAIENEVIAFYTRNPMDNRIERIVTALSDKKAEDIQVFDMTGKDYFVNTVVIATTMGERHGLSLLDHLKTELKGAGESFLHVDADENWTVIDMGDILIHLMTPAYRVKYNLELFLKEREDEMKRVRGVE, from the coding sequence TTGAACATAGCTATCTTTGGAGGATCTTTTGATCCTCCACACACTGGGCATGAGCTCATTGTCAAAAAAGCCCTTGAAATTCTAGACATCGACAAGCTTTTAGTCGTAACTACTTACCTTAGCCCTTTTAAAGAGAGCTTTTGTGCTCCAGCACCTATGCGACAAGCATGGCTTGCAAAAATGTTTCAAAATATGGAAAAGGTCGAAATTTTTTCGTATGAATGTGATCAAAAAAGACAAGTTCCAACCATTGAAACTATTTTACATGTAAAGAGTCTCTATCCAGAGGCAAAACTCTTTTTGATTGTTGGAAGTGACAGTTTTTCAGCACTTCCTAAATGGAACCGTTATGATGAGCTTTGTAAACTTGTTGAATTTGTCGTCGCACCAAGAGGAGAGTTTACACCTCCAAAAGACTTGAAAATTTTACCAATTAATGTTAATATCAGTTCTTCAAAGCTTCGCTCATTTTTGGATAGAAGATTTATCCCAAAAGCCATAGAAAATGAAGTGATAGCGTTTTACACAAGGAATCCAATGGATAATAGAATTGAAAGAATCGTAACTGCTCTAAGCGACAAAAAAGCAGAAGATATACAAGTATTTGATATGACAGGCAAAGACTATTTTGTAAACACGGTTGTTATTGCAACCACAATGGGTGAGAGACACGGGCTTTCGCTTTTAGATCATCTTAAAACCGAACTTAAAGGTGCGGGTGAAAGCTTTTTACATGTAGATGCTGATGAGAACTGGACGGTCATTGACATGGGGGATATTCTTATTCACCTTATGACGCCTGCCTATCGTGTCAAATATAATTTAGAACTCTTCCTCAAAGAGAGAGAAGATGAGATGAAAAGAGTAAGAGGCGTAGAATAA
- a CDS encoding phosphoglycerate kinase, translating to MIRSIRDLDIAGKKVFIRCDFNVPLDEFANITDDRRVRSAIPTIRYCLDHGCAVILASHLGRPKGAVDEKYSLAPVQMRLKRLLDKEVILSTDVIGKDANEKAAALQQGEILLLENLRFCKGETANDEEFAKALADMAEVYINDAFGVCHRAHASVEAITHYFNEKSSAAGFLLQKEVEFSKNLLRRPTRPFVAVVGGSKVSGKLQALVNLLPRVDKLVIGGGMAFTFLKAQGLDIGNSLVEDELIDEANRVMEEAKRLGVKLYLPVDVVAAQTCSQDATIKFVTVQEIPKGWMGLDIGPATSRLFREALTDAQTILWNGPMGVFELEKFSKGSFKMSHDIAQAHATTVVGGGDTADVVARAGDADEMTFISTGGGASLELIEGKELPGVKVLGKSEIA from the coding sequence ATGATTCGCTCTATTAGAGATTTGGATATTGCTGGTAAAAAAGTTTTTATTCGTTGTGATTTTAATGTGCCTTTGGATGAGTTTGCCAATATCACAGATGACAGACGTGTGCGTTCAGCCATTCCTACCATTCGTTACTGTTTAGATCATGGTTGCGCTGTTATTTTAGCAAGCCATTTGGGTCGTCCAAAAGGGGCAGTTGATGAGAAGTACTCTCTTGCACCCGTACAGATGAGACTCAAACGTCTTTTAGATAAAGAGGTTATTTTGAGCACAGATGTCATCGGAAAAGATGCCAACGAAAAAGCGGCGGCTTTGCAACAAGGAGAGATTTTACTCTTAGAAAACCTTCGTTTCTGCAAGGGTGAAACAGCCAATGATGAAGAGTTTGCAAAAGCGTTAGCCGATATGGCGGAAGTGTATATTAACGACGCATTTGGTGTTTGCCACAGAGCCCACGCTTCGGTTGAGGCGATTACACACTATTTCAATGAAAAAAGTTCAGCCGCTGGATTTTTACTCCAAAAAGAGGTTGAGTTTTCTAAAAACCTTCTTCGTCGCCCTACACGCCCATTTGTAGCCGTTGTGGGTGGTAGCAAAGTGAGTGGAAAACTCCAAGCGCTGGTCAATCTTCTTCCTCGCGTTGACAAACTGGTCATCGGTGGTGGTATGGCATTTACCTTCTTAAAAGCGCAAGGTCTTGACATTGGTAACTCTTTGGTTGAAGATGAGTTGATTGATGAAGCTAACCGTGTTATGGAAGAGGCAAAACGACTGGGTGTTAAACTCTATCTTCCTGTCGATGTTGTTGCTGCACAAACATGTTCTCAAGATGCAACGATTAAATTTGTTACCGTTCAAGAGATTCCTAAAGGATGGATGGGACTTGATATTGGACCTGCAACATCGAGGTTGTTTAGAGAAGCATTAACAGATGCTCAAACGATTCTTTGGAATGGACCAATGGGTGTATTTGAGCTTGAAAAATTCTCAAAAGGTAGTTTTAAAATGTCACATGACATCGCACAAGCGCATGCAACAACCGTTGTAGGTGGTGGAGATACGGCTGACGTGGTTGCGCGTGCAGGTGATGCTGATGAGATGACGTTCATCTCTACAGGTGGAGGGGCTAGCTTAGAGCTTATCGAAGGTAAAGAGCTTCCTGGCGTTAAAGTCCTTGGAAAAAGTGAGATTGCATAA